One genomic segment of Aureimonas sp. AU20 includes these proteins:
- the glpD gene encoding glycerol-3-phosphate dehydrogenase, with amino-acid sequence MAQFDVFIIGGGINGCGIARDAAGRGYSVGLAEMNDLASGTSSWSTKLIHGGLRYLEHYEFRLVREALAEREVLWRIAPHIVRPLRFVLPYHKGLRPAWLLRLGLFLYDHIGGRRQLPATSGVDLAGPLGAPLKTGFTKGFEYSDARVDDARLVVLNARDAEARGAEIMVGTEVTEARREGALWRIRLRDRRAGGTERVVTARFLVNMAGPWVDRVIQRALGQSEARHVRLVQGSHIVTRKLFHHDRAYIFQNADQRIVFAIPYERDFTLIGTTDRDYDGDPAKVAITDEESDYLCRAASDYFERPVTRADIVWTYSGVRPLFDDGASKAQEATRDYVLKVEGDAARGEAGLLNGFGGKITTYRKLAEDALERIGERIGAKGAPWTGSRPLPGGDFATDGVGAIEAELSRLAPALDQATVSRMVSAYGRDALGIAGNGLGRDLGHGLFEAELGWLVEREWARTAEDVLWRRSKLGLRFSATEVEALERAIEGLVAIRKTAAA; translated from the coding sequence ATGGCGCAGTTCGACGTCTTCATTATCGGCGGGGGCATCAACGGCTGCGGCATCGCGCGCGACGCCGCCGGGCGCGGCTACAGCGTCGGTCTCGCCGAGATGAACGACCTCGCCTCCGGCACGTCCTCCTGGTCCACCAAGCTGATCCATGGCGGATTGCGCTATCTCGAACACTACGAGTTCCGACTGGTGCGCGAGGCGCTGGCCGAGCGCGAGGTGCTCTGGCGCATCGCGCCCCATATCGTGCGCCCGCTGCGCTTCGTGCTGCCCTATCACAAGGGCCTGCGCCCGGCTTGGCTGCTGCGGCTCGGCCTGTTTCTCTACGATCATATCGGCGGGCGGCGGCAGTTGCCGGCCACGAGCGGCGTCGATCTCGCCGGCCCGCTCGGCGCGCCGCTGAAGACCGGCTTCACCAAGGGCTTCGAATATTCCGACGCGCGGGTGGACGACGCGCGGCTGGTGGTGCTCAACGCGCGGGACGCCGAGGCGCGCGGCGCCGAGATCATGGTCGGGACGGAAGTCACCGAAGCCCGGCGCGAAGGCGCGCTCTGGCGCATCCGGCTGCGGGACCGGCGCGCGGGCGGCACTGAGCGGGTGGTCACCGCGCGCTTCCTCGTCAACATGGCGGGGCCGTGGGTGGATCGCGTGATCCAGCGCGCGCTCGGCCAGAGCGAGGCGCGGCACGTGCGCCTCGTGCAGGGCTCGCACATCGTCACGCGCAAGCTCTTCCACCACGACCGCGCCTATATCTTCCAGAACGCCGACCAGCGCATCGTCTTCGCCATTCCCTACGAGCGCGACTTCACGCTGATCGGCACGACGGACCGGGACTATGACGGCGACCCGGCCAAGGTCGCCATCACGGACGAGGAATCCGACTATCTCTGCCGCGCCGCCTCGGACTATTTCGAGCGCCCGGTGACGCGGGCCGACATCGTCTGGACCTATTCCGGCGTTCGCCCGCTCTTCGACGACGGCGCCTCCAAGGCGCAGGAGGCGACGCGCGACTATGTCCTCAAGGTCGAGGGCGATGCGGCGCGCGGCGAGGCGGGGCTTTTGAACGGCTTCGGCGGCAAGATCACCACCTATCGCAAGCTGGCCGAAGACGCGCTGGAGCGCATCGGCGAGCGCATCGGCGCCAAGGGCGCGCCCTGGACAGGCAGCCGCCCCCTGCCCGGCGGCGACTTCGCCACCGACGGCGTCGGCGCGATCGAGGCGGAGCTTTCGCGTCTCGCCCCCGCGCTGGACCAGGCGACGGTCTCGCGCATGGTCTCGGCCTATGGGCGGGACGCGCTGGGTATCGCAGGCAACGGTCTTGGCCGCGATCTCGGGCATGGCCTCTTCGAGGCCGAGCTCGGCTGGCTGGTGGAGCGCGAATGGGCGCGCACGGCCGAGGACGTGCTCTGGCGGCGATCCAAGCTCGGCCTGCGGTTCTCGGCCACGGAGGTCGAGGCGCTGGAACGGGCCATCGAAGGTTTGGTGGCGATCCGAAAGACCGCCGCCGCTTGA
- a CDS encoding ABC transporter ATP-binding protein translates to MLELIDVTRMVGAETHIDRVSLRLERGSLNVLLGPTLAGKTSLMRLMAGLDRPTSGRILADGVDVTGVPVRRRNVAMVYQQFINYPAFTVYENIASPLRVAGRSQAEIDAAVSRAAKLMKLEPYLQRTPLNLSGGQQQRTALARALVKGADLVLLDEPLANLDYKLREELREELPRIFAETGAVFVYATTEPTEALLLGGNTATMSQGRITQFGPTANVYRRPADLVTARTFSDPPLNVASAVKGAEGLASSLGFSVPLPPVARMLPDGPCQIGLRPHHLSLTNRPGSVAMQGTAVIAEVTGSETFVHAEVAGQRLVALLPGIQRVEPGEAVTLHFDPAALLVFDASGRAVGEPARLAA, encoded by the coding sequence ATGCTGGAACTGATCGACGTGACGCGCATGGTCGGAGCCGAGACGCATATCGACCGCGTGTCGCTGCGCCTCGAACGCGGCTCGCTGAACGTGCTTCTCGGGCCGACGCTCGCGGGCAAGACCAGCCTCATGCGCCTGATGGCCGGGCTCGACCGGCCGACATCGGGCCGCATCCTGGCCGATGGAGTGGACGTGACGGGCGTGCCCGTGCGCCGGCGCAACGTCGCGATGGTCTACCAGCAGTTCATCAATTATCCCGCCTTCACGGTCTACGAGAACATCGCCTCGCCGCTGCGCGTCGCCGGTCGCTCGCAGGCGGAGATCGACGCCGCCGTTTCGCGCGCCGCCAAGTTGATGAAGCTGGAGCCCTATCTCCAGCGCACGCCGCTCAACCTCTCCGGCGGCCAGCAGCAGCGCACGGCGCTGGCGCGCGCCCTGGTCAAGGGCGCCGATCTCGTGCTGCTCGACGAGCCGCTCGCCAATCTCGACTACAAGCTGCGCGAGGAACTGCGCGAGGAACTGCCGCGCATCTTCGCCGAAACGGGCGCCGTCTTCGTCTATGCCACGACCGAGCCGACCGAGGCGCTTCTGCTCGGCGGCAACACGGCGACGATGAGCCAGGGCCGCATCACCCAGTTCGGGCCAACGGCCAATGTCTATCGACGCCCGGCCGATCTCGTCACCGCCCGCACCTTTTCCGATCCCCCGCTCAACGTCGCCTCCGCCGTGAAGGGCGCGGAGGGTCTGGCCTCTTCGCTCGGTTTCTCCGTGCCGCTGCCGCCCGTGGCGCGGATGCTGCCGGACGGGCCCTGCCAGATCGGCCTTCGCCCACATCATCTTTCGCTGACAAACCGCCCCGGCTCGGTCGCTATGCAGGGCACGGCCGTCATCGCCGAGGTGACGGGCTCGGAAACCTTCGTTCATGCCGAGGTCGCGGGGCAAAGGCTCGTCGCGCTTCTGCCCGGCATCCAGCGCGTGGAGCCGGGCGAGGCGGTCACGCTTCACTTCGACCCCGCCGCGCTTCTCGTCTTCGATGCGAGCGGGCGCGCGGTCGGCGAACCCGCCCGGTTGGCGGCCTGA
- a CDS encoding ABC transporter ATP-binding protein, producing MAAIRLDHIRHAYTPELARAGTYALREVDHLFEDGGAYALLGPSGCGKTTLLNIISGLLTPSEGTLRFDERDVTTLSPEARNIAQVFQFPVIYDTMSVADNLAFPLRNRKVPKPEIERRVGDMLRRLGLEAKAGRKAQGLTADEKQKISLGRGLVRSDVNAILFDEPLTVIDPHMKWQLRSQLKELHRQFRTTMIYVTHDQTEALTFAEKVVVMTEGQVVQIGTPEELFERPRHTFVGYFIGSPGMNVLPCRLEGEDAVLAGGRVRLGGGARVASGARTELGIRPEFVRLVPRGQGLPVQVRRVEDLGAERVVRAELDGQKIVSIVPEGVAVPTEADVAFAPEALHLYADSWLVEGRA from the coding sequence ATGGCCGCGATCCGCCTGGACCATATTCGCCACGCCTACACGCCCGAACTCGCCAGGGCCGGCACCTACGCGCTGCGCGAGGTCGACCATCTGTTCGAGGACGGCGGCGCCTATGCGCTGCTCGGCCCCTCGGGCTGCGGGAAGACGACGCTTCTCAACATTATTTCCGGCCTCTTGACGCCCTCCGAAGGCACGCTGCGCTTCGACGAGCGGGACGTGACGACGCTCTCGCCGGAAGCGCGCAACATCGCGCAGGTCTTCCAGTTTCCGGTGATCTACGACACGATGAGCGTGGCGGACAATCTCGCCTTCCCCTTGCGCAACCGGAAGGTCCCCAAGCCCGAGATCGAGCGGCGCGTCGGCGACATGCTGCGCCGGCTGGGGCTCGAGGCCAAGGCCGGGCGCAAGGCGCAGGGGCTCACCGCCGACGAGAAGCAGAAGATCTCGCTGGGGCGCGGCCTCGTGCGCTCGGATGTGAACGCCATTCTGTTCGACGAGCCGCTGACCGTCATCGACCCGCACATGAAATGGCAGCTGCGCTCGCAGCTGAAGGAGCTGCACCGCCAGTTCCGCACCACGATGATCTACGTCACCCACGACCAGACCGAGGCGCTGACCTTCGCCGAGAAGGTCGTGGTGATGACCGAGGGGCAGGTCGTGCAGATCGGCACGCCCGAGGAGCTGTTCGAGCGCCCGCGCCACACGTTCGTCGGCTATTTCATCGGCTCGCCGGGCATGAACGTCCTGCCCTGCCGGCTTGAGGGCGAGGACGCTGTTCTGGCCGGCGGGCGGGTTCGCCTGGGCGGCGGCGCGCGGGTGGCCAGCGGCGCGCGCACCGAACTCGGCATCCGGCCCGAATTCGTGCGGCTCGTGCCGCGCGGGCAAGGTCTGCCGGTGCAGGTCCGCCGGGTGGAGGATCTCGGCGCCGAGCGGGTCGTACGCGCCGAGTTGGACGGGCAGAAGATCGTCTCGATCGTGCCGGAAGGGGTGGCCGTTCCCACTGAGGCGGACGTCGCCTTCGCGCCGGAGGCCCTGCATCTCTACGCCGATTCCTGGCTCGTCGAAGGGAGGGCCTGA
- a CDS encoding carbohydrate ABC transporter permease, whose translation MNKTYDNRAWLMVLPVLVLVAFSAVIPLMTVVNYSVQDSFGNNEFFWAGTEWFTEILTSPRFHDALWRNLLFSAIILAIEVPLGILVALAMPKKGIWVPVCLVLMALPLLIPWNVVGTIWQVFGRSDIGLLGHTLASLGIPYNYVQNSFDAWVTLIVMDVWHWTSLVVLLCYAGLVSIPDAYYQAAKIDGASRWAVFRYIQLPKMGRVLLIAVLLRFMDSFMIYTEPFVVTGGGPGNSTTFLSIDLVKMAVGQFDLGPAAAMSLVYFLIILLLSWIFYTVMTNAGVDRPTSKGDA comes from the coding sequence ATGAACAAGACCTATGACAACCGCGCCTGGCTCATGGTCCTGCCGGTTCTCGTTCTGGTCGCCTTCTCGGCGGTGATCCCGCTGATGACCGTGGTGAACTACTCCGTTCAGGACTCGTTCGGAAACAACGAGTTCTTCTGGGCCGGCACGGAATGGTTCACCGAGATCCTGACCTCGCCGCGCTTCCACGACGCGCTCTGGCGCAACCTTCTCTTCTCCGCCATCATCCTCGCCATCGAGGTGCCGCTCGGTATTCTCGTGGCGCTCGCCATGCCCAAGAAGGGCATCTGGGTGCCGGTCTGCCTCGTGCTGATGGCGCTGCCGCTCCTCATTCCGTGGAACGTCGTGGGCACGATCTGGCAGGTCTTCGGGCGCTCCGACATCGGCCTTCTCGGCCACACGCTGGCCAGCCTCGGCATTCCCTACAACTACGTGCAGAATTCCTTCGACGCCTGGGTGACGCTGATCGTCATGGATGTCTGGCACTGGACGAGCCTCGTCGTGCTCCTTTGCTATGCCGGCCTCGTCTCGATCCCCGACGCTTATTATCAGGCCGCCAAGATCGACGGCGCCTCGCGCTGGGCCGTGTTCCGCTACATCCAGCTGCCGAAGATGGGACGGGTGCTGCTGATCGCCGTGCTGCTGCGCTTCATGGACAGTTTCATGATCTACACCGAGCCTTTCGTGGTCACCGGCGGCGGCCCCGGCAACTCCACCACCTTCCTGTCGATCGATCTGGTGAAGATGGCGGTGGGCCAGTTCGACCTCGGCCCGGCGGCGGCCATGAGCCTCGTCTACTTCCTCATCATCCTCCTCCTGTCCTGGATCTTCTACACCGTCATGACCAATGCCGGCGTGGATCGCCCCACCTCCAAGGGAGACGCTTGA
- a CDS encoding carbohydrate ABC transporter permease gives MASGGFRPKALIPIVYILFLLVPIYWLVNMSFKTNSEIIGAFSLFPAEPTLANYRTIFTDPSWYMGYVNSITYVVLNMVISVAAALPAAYAFSRYRFLGDKHLFFWLLTNRMAPPAVFALPFFQLYSAFGLIDTHIAVALAHCLFNVPLAVWILEGFMSGVPKEIDETAYIDGYSFPRFFVKIFMPLIASGIGVAAFFCFMFSWVELLIARTLTVTEAKPISAIMTRTVSAAGMDWGVLAAAGVLTIIPGAIVIWFVRNYIAKGFALGRV, from the coding sequence ATGGCCTCGGGCGGCTTCCGGCCCAAGGCGCTGATCCCGATCGTCTACATCCTGTTCCTGCTCGTGCCGATCTATTGGCTCGTCAACATGAGCTTCAAGACCAACAGCGAGATCATCGGCGCCTTCTCGCTGTTCCCCGCCGAGCCGACGCTCGCCAACTACCGGACGATCTTCACCGACCCGTCCTGGTACATGGGCTACGTCAATTCCATCACCTATGTCGTCCTGAACATGGTGATCTCGGTGGCGGCCGCACTGCCCGCCGCCTACGCCTTCTCGCGCTACCGGTTCCTGGGCGACAAGCACCTCTTCTTCTGGCTGCTGACCAATCGCATGGCGCCGCCGGCGGTCTTCGCCCTGCCCTTCTTCCAGCTCTATTCCGCCTTCGGGCTGATCGACACGCATATCGCCGTGGCGCTCGCGCACTGCCTGTTCAACGTGCCGCTGGCGGTCTGGATTCTGGAAGGCTTCATGTCGGGCGTGCCGAAGGAGATCGACGAGACCGCCTATATCGACGGCTATTCCTTCCCACGCTTCTTCGTGAAGATCTTCATGCCCCTGATCGCGAGCGGCATCGGCGTCGCCGCCTTCTTCTGCTTCATGTTCTCCTGGGTCGAACTCCTGATCGCGCGCACGCTGACGGTGACCGAGGCCAAGCCCATCTCCGCCATCATGACGCGCACCGTCTCGGCCGCCGGCATGGACTGGGGCGTGCTGGCAGCGGCGGGCGTCCTCACCATTATCCCCGGCGCGATCGTGATCTGGTTCGTGCGCAACTACATCGCCAAGGGCTTCGCCCTGGGGCGGGTGTGA
- a CDS encoding DUF2160 domain-containing protein — MPDFSWMAWTLPTAIFFVAIAGLIALMGVWEAVSPGGGPRYGLLRFETTRGDRLFLSLLGSAFICLGFVGLGGEDANLWIGLGVCLVWFLLVFRFV, encoded by the coding sequence ATGCCCGATTTTTCCTGGATGGCCTGGACGCTGCCGACCGCCATCTTCTTCGTGGCCATCGCCGGCCTCATCGCCCTGATGGGCGTCTGGGAGGCCGTGTCGCCGGGCGGGGGGCCGCGCTACGGCTTGCTCCGCTTCGAGACGACGCGCGGCGACCGTTTGTTCCTGTCGCTGCTCGGCTCGGCCTTCATCTGCCTCGGCTTCGTCGGGCTCGGCGGCGAGGACGCCAATCTCTGGATCGGCCTCGGCGTGTGCCTGGTCTGGTTCCTTCTCGTCTTCCGCTTCGTCTGA
- a CDS encoding ABC transporter substrate-binding protein, with product MQKHHWLASVALAALALAGPAHADMGAAKSFLDTEVKDLSSLSRGDQEKEMQWFIDAAKPFQGMDIKVVSETLTTHEYESKVLAPAFTAITGIKVTHDLIGEGDVIEKLQTQMQSGENIYDAYVNDSDLIGTHWRYQQVRNLTDWMAGDGKDVTSPTLDIADFIGTSFTTAPDKKLYQLPDQQFANLYWFRYDWFNDAKNKADFKAKYGYDLGVPVNWSAYEDIAEFFTGREIGGKKVYGHMDYGKKDPSLGWRFTDAWLSMAGNGDKGLPNGLPVDEWGIRVNDKSQPVGSCVARGGDTNGPAAVYSIEKYLEWLKKYAPPVAQGMNFSESGPVPAQGEVAQQIFWYTAFTADAVKPGLPVVNEDGTPKWRMAPSPHGVYWVDGMKLGYQDVGSWTLMQSTPTDRAKAAWLYAQFVTSKTVDVKKAHHGLTFVRESTIRDKSFTERAKDLGGLVEFYRSPARKQWSPTGTNVPDYPKLAQLWWQAIGDAAAGNKTPQQAMDTLCAEQEKVMARLERAKVQGDKGPVLNKEQDMAYWVEEAKKNGTIAPQPKKENEKEKPVTVNYDELVKSWSDADAAAAQPGATPVSAPAK from the coding sequence ATGCAGAAACATCATTGGTTGGCTTCAGTAGCGCTTGCCGCCCTTGCGCTCGCCGGTCCGGCCCATGCCGACATGGGCGCGGCCAAGTCGTTCCTCGACACCGAGGTCAAGGACCTCTCCAGCCTGTCGCGCGGCGACCAGGAAAAGGAGATGCAGTGGTTCATCGACGCCGCCAAGCCCTTCCAGGGCATGGACATCAAGGTCGTCTCGGAAACGCTGACGACGCATGAATACGAGTCGAAGGTGCTGGCCCCGGCCTTCACCGCCATCACCGGCATCAAGGTCACGCACGACCTGATCGGCGAAGGCGACGTCATCGAAAAGCTGCAGACGCAGATGCAGTCGGGCGAGAACATCTACGACGCCTATGTCAACGATTCCGACCTGATCGGCACGCATTGGCGCTACCAGCAGGTCCGCAACCTGACCGACTGGATGGCCGGCGACGGCAAGGACGTGACCAGCCCGACGCTCGACATCGCCGACTTCATCGGCACGAGCTTCACCACCGCGCCCGACAAGAAGCTCTACCAGCTGCCCGACCAGCAGTTCGCCAATCTCTACTGGTTCCGGTACGACTGGTTCAACGACGCGAAGAACAAGGCCGACTTCAAGGCCAAGTACGGCTACGATCTCGGCGTTCCGGTCAACTGGTCGGCCTACGAGGACATCGCCGAATTCTTCACCGGTCGCGAGATCGGGGGCAAGAAGGTCTATGGCCACATGGACTACGGCAAGAAGGACCCTTCGCTCGGCTGGCGCTTCACCGACGCCTGGCTCTCCATGGCCGGCAACGGCGACAAGGGCCTGCCCAACGGCCTGCCCGTGGACGAATGGGGCATTCGCGTCAACGACAAGTCGCAGCCGGTCGGCTCGTGCGTGGCGCGCGGCGGCGACACCAACGGCCCGGCGGCCGTCTACTCCATCGAGAAATATCTCGAATGGCTGAAGAAATACGCCCCGCCGGTGGCGCAGGGCATGAACTTCTCCGAAAGCGGCCCGGTGCCGGCGCAGGGCGAAGTCGCCCAGCAGATCTTCTGGTACACCGCCTTCACCGCCGACGCCGTGAAGCCGGGTCTGCCGGTCGTCAACGAGGACGGCACGCCGAAATGGCGCATGGCCCCCTCGCCGCACGGCGTCTACTGGGTGGACGGCATGAAGCTCGGCTATCAGGACGTCGGCTCGTGGACGCTGATGCAGTCCACGCCCACCGACCGCGCCAAGGCCGCCTGGCTCTACGCCCAGTTCGTCACCTCCAAGACGGTGGACGTGAAGAAGGCCCATCACGGCCTGACCTTCGTTCGCGAATCCACGATCCGCGACAAGAGCTTCACCGAGCGCGCCAAGGATCTCGGCGGTCTGGTCGAGTTCTACCGCTCGCCCGCCCGCAAGCAGTGGTCGCCGACCGGCACCAACGTTCCCGACTATCCCAAGCTCGCTCAGCTCTGGTGGCAGGCGATCGGCGATGCGGCGGCCGGCAACAAGACCCCGCAGCAGGCGATGGACACGCTCTGCGCCGAGCAGGAAAAGGTGATGGCGCGCCTGGAGCGGGCCAAGGTCCAGGGCGACAAGGGCCCCGTGCTCAACAAGGAGCAGGACATGGCCTATTGGGTCGAGGAGGCCAAGAAGAACGGCACGATCGCGCCCCAGCCCAAGAAAGAGAACGAGAAGGAAAAGCCCGTCACCGTCAATTACGACGAGCTGGTGAAGAGCTGGTCCGACGCCGATGCCGCTGCGGCCCAGCCGGGGGCGACCCCCGTCTCGGCCCCGGCGAAGTAA
- the glpK gene encoding glycerol kinase GlpK, producing the protein MAGYVLAIDQGTTSTRAIVFDDAFRILGVGQEEFPQHFPRSGWVEHDPEDIWRSTVATVRTALAAASLSAGDIAALGITNQRETTVIWDRDSGAPIHNAIVWQDRRTAETCGQLREDGVEAEVTGKTGLVIDPYFSGTKISWILDNVSGARARAEAGKLAFGTVDSFLLWRLTGGRVHATDATNASRTLLFDIEANSWDDELLRLLRVPRALLPEVRDCASDFGTTDPALFGAAIPILGMAGDQHAALLGNACFRPGMTKSTYGTGCFAVLNTGGTRCHSQNRLLSTVGYRLGGQTTFALEGSIFVAGAAVQWLRDGLKLIERAEQSGPMAAKASEGEDVYLVPAFVGLGAPWWDAEARGAIYGLTRNTGPNEFARAALESVCFQTGDLLGAMGRDWQGEGDRVLRVDGGMVSSDWTMQRLADLLDAPVDRPVVLETTALGAAWLAGFQAGVWPDQDGFSASWHLERRFEPGMSPVERGRKLAGWASAVKRTLTP; encoded by the coding sequence ATGGCCGGCTATGTGCTTGCGATCGACCAGGGCACGACGTCCACCCGCGCCATCGTCTTCGACGATGCCTTCCGCATTCTCGGCGTCGGGCAGGAGGAGTTCCCGCAGCATTTCCCGCGCTCCGGCTGGGTCGAGCACGATCCGGAGGACATCTGGCGCTCCACCGTCGCGACGGTGCGCACGGCGCTCGCCGCCGCCTCGCTTTCGGCCGGCGACATCGCGGCGCTCGGCATCACCAACCAGCGCGAAACGACCGTGATCTGGGACCGCGACAGCGGCGCGCCGATCCACAACGCCATCGTCTGGCAGGACCGGCGCACCGCCGAGACCTGCGGGCAGCTGCGTGAGGACGGAGTCGAGGCCGAGGTGACGGGCAAGACCGGCCTCGTGATCGATCCCTATTTCTCCGGCACCAAGATCAGCTGGATTCTCGACAATGTCTCGGGCGCGAGAGCGCGCGCCGAAGCCGGCAAGCTCGCCTTCGGCACGGTGGACAGCTTTCTTCTCTGGCGCCTGACGGGCGGGCGCGTCCACGCAACGGACGCGACCAACGCCAGCCGCACGCTTCTGTTCGACATCGAAGCCAATAGCTGGGACGACGAGCTCCTGAGGCTCCTGCGCGTGCCCCGCGCCCTTCTGCCGGAGGTGCGGGACTGCGCCAGCGATTTCGGCACGACCGATCCCGCCCTGTTCGGCGCCGCCATTCCCATTCTCGGCATGGCGGGGGATCAGCACGCCGCCCTGCTCGGCAATGCCTGTTTCCGGCCGGGCATGACCAAGTCGACCTACGGCACCGGCTGTTTCGCCGTTCTGAACACGGGCGGGACGCGCTGCCATTCGCAGAACCGGCTCCTCTCCACCGTCGGCTATCGCCTCGGCGGCCAAACGACCTTCGCCTTGGAGGGCTCGATCTTCGTTGCCGGCGCGGCGGTGCAATGGCTGCGCGACGGGCTGAAGCTGATCGAGCGGGCCGAGCAGTCCGGCCCCATGGCCGCGAAGGCCAGCGAGGGGGAGGACGTCTATCTCGTGCCCGCCTTCGTCGGGCTGGGCGCGCCCTGGTGGGACGCGGAAGCGCGCGGCGCGATCTACGGGCTGACCCGCAACACCGGCCCGAACGAATTCGCCCGCGCCGCGCTGGAATCGGTCTGCTTCCAGACGGGCGACCTGCTCGGCGCCATGGGGCGGGATTGGCAGGGCGAGGGAGACCGCGTCCTGCGCGTCGACGGCGGCATGGTGTCCAGCGACTGGACCATGCAGCGCCTCGCCGATCTTCTCGACGCACCGGTGGACCGGCCTGTCGTGTTGGAAACCACGGCGCTCGGCGCAGCCTGGCTCGCCGGCTTTCAGGCCGGCGTCTGGCCCGACCAGGACGGATTTTCCGCCAGCTGGCACCTGGAGCGCCGCTTCGAACCGGGCATGTCTCCGGTGGAACGCGGCCGCAAGCTCGCCGGCTGGGCCTCCGCCGTGAAGCGCACGCTGACGCCGTGA
- a CDS encoding putative bifunctional diguanylate cyclase/phosphodiesterase, whose translation MAKKSITSELMYRLLVQSVKDYAIYLLAEDGTVLNWNAGAQRAKGYKAEEIVGKNYECFYSKKDREQGVPRRNLELARRYGHFATEGWRYRQDGTAFWASVALDAIHDEDGDFIGFAKVTRDLTDQRSSEQRFRFQALHDGLTGLPNRVGLGEHFEIQFPQITYGSRIALHYVDLDRFKPVNDMFGHLVGDEVLCEVARRLETVAGLHGVAGRLGGDEFAILQFNSPSQSDIAAMANDIVAAMNRPIEIGAHTANIGASVGVAIAPQDGDEIPALYRSADQALYRAKSEGRNCVRFYDMSMNEVALARSLLELKLRHAASTCDFQLAYQPLVDGRSQEILGYEALLRWVDQTGVSVSPAEFVPVAEKLGLMPQIGEWVLRTACRDAAAWAPHLTIAVNLSATQLRGEGLADLVGSILASTGLAAHRLELEITETAILEDLESASGTLRSVRDLGVGIALDDFGTGFSSLALVRALPLTRIKIDRSFVADLDGEDGCAAVVQSVIALCRGYNLTAVAEGIETERQREVLLASDCLIHQGFLYGRPGPVEIEDFQRTA comes from the coding sequence ATGGCCAAGAAGTCGATCACCTCCGAACTGATGTACCGTCTGCTCGTTCAAAGCGTGAAGGATTACGCGATCTACCTTCTCGCCGAGGACGGCACCGTTCTGAACTGGAACGCCGGGGCGCAGCGGGCCAAGGGCTACAAGGCCGAGGAGATCGTCGGCAAGAACTACGAGTGCTTCTACTCGAAGAAGGACCGCGAGCAGGGCGTGCCGCGGCGCAATCTCGAGCTGGCCCGGCGCTACGGCCATTTCGCGACGGAAGGCTGGCGCTACCGCCAGGACGGGACCGCCTTCTGGGCCAGCGTCGCGCTGGACGCCATCCACGACGAGGACGGCGACTTCATCGGCTTTGCCAAGGTAACGCGCGACCTAACCGATCAGCGCAGCTCCGAACAGCGCTTCCGGTTCCAGGCGCTGCATGACGGGCTGACCGGGCTTCCCAACCGTGTCGGCCTCGGCGAACATTTCGAGATCCAGTTTCCGCAGATCACCTACGGCTCGCGCATCGCGCTTCACTATGTCGATCTCGACCGCTTCAAACCCGTGAACGACATGTTCGGCCATCTCGTCGGCGACGAGGTCCTATGCGAGGTCGCCCGGCGGCTTGAGACGGTCGCGGGGCTTCATGGCGTGGCGGGCCGGCTGGGAGGCGACGAGTTCGCCATTCTCCAGTTCAACTCGCCCAGCCAGAGCGACATCGCCGCCATGGCGAACGACATCGTCGCGGCGATGAACCGCCCGATCGAGATCGGGGCGCACACGGCCAATATCGGCGCGAGCGTCGGCGTCGCTATCGCTCCGCAGGACGGCGACGAGATTCCCGCGCTCTACCGCAGCGCCGACCAGGCGCTTTACCGCGCCAAGAGCGAAGGCCGGAACTGCGTTCGGTTCTACGACATGTCGATGAACGAGGTCGCGCTCGCCCGCTCGCTGCTCGAACTCAAGCTGCGCCATGCCGCCTCGACATGCGATTTCCAGCTCGCCTACCAGCCACTTGTGGATGGGCGCAGCCAGGAAATCCTGGGCTACGAGGCGCTCCTGCGCTGGGTCGACCAGACGGGCGTCTCCGTTTCGCCCGCCGAGTTCGTGCCTGTGGCGGAGAAGCTCGGCCTCATGCCGCAGATCGGCGAATGGGTGCTGCGAACGGCTTGCCGCGACGCCGCCGCCTGGGCGCCGCATCTGACGATTGCCGTCAACCTTTCGGCGACCCAGCTGCGCGGCGAGGGGCTGGCCGATCTCGTCGGCTCGATCCTCGCGTCCACTGGTCTTGCGGCGCATCGGCTGGAACTGGAGATCACCGAGACCGCGATCCTCGAAGATCTGGAAAGCGCCAGCGGGACGCTTCGCTCGGTGCGCGATCTCGGCGTCGGCATCGCGCTCGATGATTTCGGCACGGGATTCTCGTCCCTCGCCCTGGTGCGCGCCCTGCCTTTGACCCGCATCAAGATCGACCGCAGCTTCGTTGCCGATCTCGACGGCGAGGACGGCTGCGCCGCCGTGGTGCAGTCGGTCATCGCGCTGTGTCGGGGCTACAATCTGACGGCCGTGGCCGAAGGGATCGAGACCGAGCGCCAGCGCGAGGTGCTTCTCGCCAGCGACTGCCTGATCCATCAGGGCTTCCTCTACGGGCGACCGGGGCCGGTCGAGATCGAGGACTTTCAGCGCACGGCCTGA